A region of Larimichthys crocea isolate SSNF chromosome X, L_crocea_2.0, whole genome shotgun sequence DNA encodes the following proteins:
- the ttpa gene encoding alpha-tocopherol transfer protein — protein MNGPQLSDLPDESELLGPYVSSLRRRALQAGELSAVRTFSDGFLMKFLRARDFDVELSLKLLLNYQRWRRESPEISTCLSPSSVLGLLNTSYHTTLPQRDHTGSRVLIYRIAQWNPKDWSAFQVFRVSLMTSEIISMETETQRRGLKAIFDLQGWTLGHALQITPSLARKISSVLSDSFPLKVRGIHLVNEPMFFRPVFSMIRPFLPDKIKQRIHMHGADFQETLSDFFSPHVLPPEYGGEGPEIEQVCQDWTKQLLQSENLLQQIADHPTGDIAVTDGL, from the exons ATGAACGGGCCTCAGCTCAGTGACCTCCCGGACGAGTCGGAGTTACTCGGGCCGTATGTGAGCAGCCTGAGGCGGAGAGCGCTGCAGGCCGGCGAGCTGTCCGCTGTCAGGACGTTCTCCGACGGCTTTCTCATGAAGTTTCTTCGGGCCAGAGACTTTGACGTGGAGCTCTCTCTGAAG CTCTTGTTGAACTACCAGCGGTGGCGGAGAGAAAGTCCAGAGATCAGCACCTGTCTGTCGCCCTCCTCGGTGCTCGGCCTCCTCAACACGTCGTACCATACCACCCTCCCACAGCGAGACCACACTGGCAGCAGGGTGCTCATCTACAGGATTG cGCAGTGGAATCCAAAAGACTGGTCGGCCTTCCAGGTGTTCAGGGTCAGCCTGATGACGTCAGAGATCATCTCcatggagacagagacacagaggcgGGGTCTGAAGGCCATATTTGACCTGCAGGGGTGGACTCTAGGCCACGCCCTGCAGATTACCCCTTCCCTTGCCAGAAAGATATCCTCTGTACTTTCG GACTCTTTTCCACTGAAAGTCAGAGGAATACATCTGGTCAATGAGCCGATGTTCTTCCGGCCGGTCTTCTCCATGATCCGTCCCTTCCTGCCAGATAAGATTAAACAGAGG ATCCACATGCACGGTGCAGATTTCCAGGAAACTTTGAGTGACTTCTTCTCACCGCACGTCTTGCCTCCAGAATATGGAGGCGAGGGGCCAGAAATAGAACAGGTGTGCCAGGACTGGACCAAACAGCTGCTTCAATCAGAGAATCTCCTGCAGCAGATTGCCGACCACCCAACAGGTGACATCGCTGTCACTGATGGCCTCTAG